Within the Bacteroidales bacterium genome, the region ACCGGCTCATAAGAAACATCAAAAGCAAGTTTCCCAATTTGATCGGGATTTCCACCGGTAAAATAATCTTCGTACTGAAACGGCCAGCAACGTTCGGGTTCTTCAAGTTGCCTGGTCCATAACAGCTCAGGGTTGTCCGGCAGGGAGACATCAGCAGATGCCTGTCTTTCCGGATTATACCTCCACATGGGCCAATCATTACGGTCTGAACCACAGCCAAATAAAAAAAATGCAACTCCAACTGTAACAATCAACGGTTTGCGGATAAAACTCACAAAGGAAACAATATCGTCCATATCTGTATATATTTTGTTTGTTAGTCTGTTGTCAGATTTTTCCCTTTAAAGATTTCGGAATAATAGAGCATAAAATTTAAGTCCAAAAATGGTATGGTTTTCCAGCTAACCCGAATTATTCTTGAATAATTCTGCCGCTATTGAAAAACCTGGCTTTTTGCTTCAATAAATTTCGCAAAAAGCCGGTTTTTCTAATGCGGGGTTAAGTTAAAATTTGGTATGGTTTTCCAGCTAAAATAAATATTTCTGTTCAAAAAAAAAATTCTTTTGTGCATTCTATGAGGCGCCCCAAATGAAGGGGTTAGGTATCCCTGTTAATTTTTTTTAAAATTTTACAGGGTATAGTATATGGATATTGGATAAGTCATTCGTTATAGTTATAAACTGGCTGAATTTAAGCCGGATTCTTCACGTCGAACTCACCAAAAAACAAGATGAAAGGAGGCAATTCTGAAATTTTTCCATTCAATCTAATCACACTTAAAAATTCAGAATCATGTCGTTAATAAGTTGTCCAAAATGTACCAGTCAAATTTCAGAAGAGGCAGAGAACTGCCCGAAGTGTGGATATCCCATCTCCCAGATGGCCAAGTTAAAATGGACCATTCAACCCACAAAACGTAGAAAGACAATCGTTGAGGCACAATCCATCTATGCCTGGCTTGTTATTATTCTTGGTTTCATTGTCGTTGTAGCCTTACCGTATGAAAGTGAAGGGAGCATTGTAGGCCGGGCATCCGGTACTGCTCTGATATTGATTGGATTAATCTGGGGGTTTATTGTCGGACTGGAAAGATGGTGGAGTCATTAGGCTCCGAATATT harbors:
- a CDS encoding PQQ-binding-like beta-propeller repeat protein, giving the protein MDDIVSFVSFIRKPLIVTVGVAFFLFGCGSDRNDWPMWRYNPERQASADVSLPDNPELLWTRQLEEPERCWPFQYEDYFTGGNPDQIGKLAFDVSYEPVVGEGKLFVPSMVSDRVTAYSARNGKELWRYYVDGPVRFAPVYDSGKVYFVSDDGYLYCLDAGSGEL